In Micromonospora inyonensis, the genomic window GTCGACGGACTCGCCGTCGTGGTCCTGGTCGACGTCGAGCGCGTCGTTGAGCGGGTCCGGTTCGCCGCTGAGCGCGGCGAGCAGGTGCCGGCGGGCGGTCCACTCGTCGCACAGCCCGTACAGCAGCGGCAAACCGTCCCGCGCGGTCAGCCGAAGTAGACGAACTCCCGGGGCGGCTGCGGGTCCCTCATCGAGATGCCCAGTGGGCCCGGGTCCGGTTCGGTACGCCGCTGCAGAAAATCCTGGAACCCGTCCGAGGACATCGGCGCCGGCGCCGAGGGCGAGTCGACCTTCGATCCATGGCCAGCACTCGACGGCCCACCCACAGAGTGAGAGGGCCGTGACGTAGGGACCTCGGTGAGGTCCTCCGCGACCCCCTCCATGATGTCGCTGAGAACATCCGGGTCGACCGCGTGTTCCCGGCAGTACGAGCGGAACCGCTCGTACTCGTCGGCACCGAGCGCGCCCTGAAAGAAGTCCGCCAGGGCGGCGACGGCCACCGGGTCGACGGTCTTCACCCCGCGCTTGTTCAGGCGCATGAGCTCGCACAGGTCGAGCAGCTGCAGCTCGCCCAGCACCCGGAACGTCTCACCGTCGAGAGTGAAGGACGGGAAGACGGCGAGCAAGGCGTCGACCAGCTCCTTGCGGGCGGCCACGGCCGCCTGGTCGCCGCTGTTGACCGGCGTCGCGTCGAGCTGCGCGAGCAGCTGCCGGGCCCGACCGGTGTGCCCGTCGACCCAGGCGAGAACCTCGCCCAGCGTCCCGGCCGGCGGCGGGGTGGCGGCGGCCCGCTTGGCCGCGCTGACGTAGGTGCGCCCCATCATGCCCTCGCCGGCGCCGCGAGGATCACCGCGAACGGGCGAATGGTCGGTGCCGGCTTGGCCAGCATGAACTCGTTGCCGATGTTGGCGGCGTCGCTACCGCGCTTGCGCTCCAGTTCGACGTTGCCGCCCTGCAGGCACTCCCGAAACACCCACCGCTCCGTGCCGTCGCTGGACTCGAAGCCCAACATCCGGCGGACCTCCTCGCCCGGCTCCGGCGGCTCGTAGATGACGATGCCGGTGCCGGCGGTGATCGTGCCGCCGTTCCACGCCGTGCGCAGGTTCGTCGCGGTGAGCTGCATCAGCGCGAACGCGACCTTCAACTTCCTCGAATTGATGGCGATGTGGATCGGGTCGATCTCCTCGGCCACCTCGACCGCACCGGTGTCCAGCTCGTAGCTGATCTTCGAGCCGTCCTTGGTATAACCCATCGTGTTCCACGCCGGATCCCACGGCGTGCTCAGGTCGCTGGGCTCCAGCGAGCCCAGTGGGGCCTCTCGCAGGATCCCAGGGCCCAGCGCGAGCTGGCCCTTGTTCGGACTCACCATGGTCTTGTTCTCCTCACAGGTGCACGTAGCGGTCCAGCGCCGGCCCCAGCGCCGGCCGCGCCGGATGGATGCTCGTGCCGAACTCGTGGAACGACATGTAGAAGTGATCTTGATCCCAGGACACGTCGGTGTACGGGCCGCGTCCGTCGCGGCCCGGCCACGGTTGGATCGACGCCGCGCCCCGGCCGGTGCGGCGTAGCGCGTGCGCGCGGGCGTCCATCGCCACGCCCTCGGCTACGTCGGTGACCAGGTCAGCGGCGGCCGGGGTGTCACCGAGCAGAGCGGCCTCGTGCCGGTCGACGTGGACGTCGACGACCTCGACCGACGAGGCCACTACTCGCCCGGCTCCGGCGGCCGCACGAGGTGCTCCCACCCGTTGCGGGCGACGTTGCCCACCGGCACCCGGTCGCCGGTCACGTGGGCCCGCGCACCGCCGGGCACGTGCAGGGCGGCGGTGGCGATGACGTACCCGGCGGCGGGCAGCACCGCCGCGGTGGCGGCGTCCAGCTCGGCCCGCGCGTCGACGACCCGCCGCAGCGCCTGGTCCTGGTCGACGTCGACGGCCGCCGGGGTGTCGAGGACTGCCGGCCCGGCGTGCGGGTGCTCCAGCACGCACTGCGGGTGCGTGCAGCCCGGCTCGGTGGCCACCGGCGCAGCCGCCGGCGGCTCGGTCGGGGTCGGCTGCTCGTCGACGGCCGGCTCCGCCGGCGGGGTGTGCTGCTCGTCGGTGGCCGGCTGCGGGCCGGTCAGCTTCGCGCGAGCCATCACGCACCGACCTTCCACGCGCCGAAGGACAGGCCGGTGTGCGTCGAGTAGGTCAACGACACCAGCCCGCCGGCGTCGCCGAACGTGTCGGCCGGCCAGGGCCCGCGCACGGCGTACCCGCCGGCCGGGACGCTGATGGTCAGGTCGGCGATGGCCTGCCCGCGCACGGTGCCGGGGGTGGTCACGGTGACGGTGATCGGCGCACCCGAGGTGTTCTCCAGAAACAGCCACACGTCGTGGCCGGCGGTGAACTTGTCCCCCGACGCGCTGGCGGCGTTCGGCGACAGATCGCTCGTCGACGCCGCGCGGGTGATGACACCCGTTCCTACGGTTGCCACAGAAGATCCTTCCGATCAGTCGAGGTAGTACTGACACGCCACCTGGTACGCCAGGACGCTGACCGAGGCCTCGTCGTCGGTGGCGTAGTCGGCGGTGCCTCCGGACATCTGCGAGTACGTGAAGCCGTCGGCCAGCTCCGGATCGGCGGCGAGCAGGTCTTCGACCGCTCCGGCGATCTCCTGCACCCGGGCGTCGGTCTCCTCGACCGTCGCGCCCGGGGTCCGCACCCGGATGTAGAGGCCGATCGTGGCGGTCTCCAGCCACAGCTCCCCCGTGCCGCTGTGACCGGCGGAGGTGCGGGTGAACCGGACCCCGCCGCCGTAGACCATCTCCCGCTGGGCGGTGCCGCCGGGCCAGGCGTACGCCACCTGCACCCCGGCCAGCGGCAGACCCGGCCCGGCCTGCGCGGTCAGCCGGTCGAACAGCGCCCGCTTGCAGCGCAGCCCCTCGGGGTTCACCGGCGGCCACCGTGAAAGATCGAGTGGTACTGCGGGTTGTAGTCCAGGGTCCGGCTCGCCGGCGCGGCCCGGCCACCCGGGCCGGTGCTGTCGGACACCCGCCGGGAGTACCGGGCGTACGCGGCGTCGACCTCCGGCAGACCGGTCCGGTACGCGTCCGGCAGGCTCAAGCGGTAGGTGCCCAGGTCCTGGATGGTGAAGGACACCGCCCGGTCGGGGACCTGCTTCTTGTCGAAGTTCAGCCGGTCCCGGAGCCGGGTGAGCGCGGCCCGGACGAGGTCGGCCGGCGGGGCGTCGGCACCGTACTCGTAGTCCAGGACCACGTTGCCGTCACCGGCGGTCCACACCGCCCCGTCGACGCGGCGCAGCGACCCGTCCGGGCGGACCGCCAGGGCCTGCAGCTGGGTGGGCGTCAGCGGCACCGGGTCCTGCCCGACCCGGGCCGCGATCGACGCCGCCCGCACGGCCCGGACCCCGCGCATGTGCACCCCGGCCCGCCACTGGTCACCGCCGGAGGGCAGGACCAGGTCGGGGGTGCCGGTGCCGTCGAGCACCACCCGCCGGTACCGGGGCACCCACGCCTGGTCGCAGATCCACTCGCATTCCTGCTCGACCTCGGTGCGCACGCGCACCAGGTCGGTGGTCGGGTACTTGACCGTGTCCCGCAGGGTCGCGTCCGAGTCGCGGGCCTGCCGCAAGGTGAACAGGAACCCGCCGACGATCTCGACCTGGTCGTGCTCGACGACCGTCGTCCCGCCGACGGTGGCCGTCCAGGTCACGTCGATGCTCTGCAGCAGCGACTGGCCGGGCATCTGGTAGGTGTACGCGCCGTTGTCGGGGGTGGCGGTGCCGGCGAACACCACGCCGGTCGGTCCGGCACCCGAGACGCTCACCTCGCCGTCGGGGACGAGCGGCTCCTCGCCGGCACCGAACAGATGGGTGAGCGGCGCGGCGGCGGTGCGGGCGACCCGGATGAGGCTCATCCGATCCGCACCGACCCCTCGACAGTGCCGGACACGACCTCGACGTGCACGCCGGTGCCGGCCCGGATGCCACCGCCGCCGTACCAGCCGGCGGCGGTGGCGTCGACGTCCAGGGCGACGACATCGAGCAGCGTGCCGGAGGCCTCGGTGCCGTCCCAGATCCGGACCACCGCCGCGGTGGTGGCGCGCACCGCGTACCCCCGGTAGATCGCCGGTCCCGTGGCGATCTGCTGGTCGTCGCCGGTGAGGGCCACCGCGCTGGCGGAGACCATCAGCGGATCCGGTAGGTGACCTGGACCAGGCCGGCCGGGACGGCCAGGCCGGTGCCGGTGTGCGTGACGTGCACGGTCAGCACGTCCCCGGCGGCCGGCTGCAGGTCCGCCGCCGTGCTGGACACGGTCAGCGTCTCCGGGGTGTTGGCCGCGCCGTTGCCGGCGCTGTACGCCCGGGTGGCCACCACCACCGTGCCCGCGCCGGCCTGCCGGTTGCGGACGGTCAGGGTGAAGAAGTTGGAGCCGTTGGCGGTGATCGCCGCGCCGGGCACCCACAGGACGCCGGTGATCTGCGCCCCGTACGGCAACCGGATGATCGGCACCTCGACGGCCGTGCCGGCCAGCGTGGGCGGGATCGGCGCGCTGACCGTCATGTCGCCGCGCAGCTCGCGGTACTCGATACCCACGTCGTTCTCCGTTCGTCTCGTCGGGGCGGGGTCAGGCGTTGGCGCCGCGGTAGAAACCGCGGTGGTCCAGCGGGGTGCCGGAGTAGGTGTGGCGAATCTTGTACGTGTACTTGTCCGCGTTGAACATCGTTCCGGTGGACGGGTCGGCCTGCGTGAACAGCTCCGGCTCCTGCCGGCCCTGGTAGAAACCCATCTCGATCATCGGGACCATCGCCGGGTCGGCGGCCGCGATCCAGTCGTTGGAGTCCGCCCAGTGGTCCAGGACCTCGAAGTCCAGGCCCCGGTGCATGTTCGGGATCGTCGCGTCGCTGTTGGACGTGACCGCCACCGCGCTGGTGGTGAGCTGGAACGCGGTCTCCTCCAGCTCCGGCGGGACGATCAGCAGCTGCGGGGTGATCGACAGGATGTTTGTCGTGTCCCCGTAGGCGGCCTGCTTGCGCATCTTCCGGCGGGCGGTCGACAGGCCGGTGGAGCCGAGCGACAGCGGGTTGTCGGTGTTGCCGTGGTTGGTGTGGAACAGCGCGGTGGAGTCGTACGTGCAGACCACGTTGGTCAGCAGCAGGTCCCACACGAACCGGTACAGCGTGATGGCGGCGGCCAGGCCGAGCAGCCGGGGGATGTTGCGGATCGCGCCGATGTCGTCGTTGGCGATCATCTCCAGGGTCAGGTCGTCGGTCCCACCCCGCTTGATCACCTTGTAGACGGCCTCCTCGTCCCCGGGGGACTGCAGCGGCTGGTACGGGGCGCCCTCGTTCACCACGGGCAGGGTGCCGTACCCGCCGATCCGCACGCGCTTCTGGTCGCGGAAGTCGGAGACCGGGACGATGTCGGAGACGACCTTCCGCCAGGACTGCAGGCCCGGCTGCCGGTACAGCCGGATCATCCGGCGGGTGATGCTGTCACCCAGGACCTGCGACCACGACCCCGACGTCATCGACTCGCTGCCCCGGACCGCGCTGTCGAAGCCGGCGCCGAAGCACTCCCGCAGGATCCGCCGGTTGACGTCCTCGCCCCATGCCTGCGGCCGGTAGCCGGTGATGTCGGCCCACGCCTCCTTGAGGGACTTGTAGCCCTCGGTGTAGTCGCCGTCCCAGAACTTGTCGAGCGCGGCGGCCCGCTTCTCGGCCGACTCCTTGGTGACCTGGGCGGGGCCGATGCTGGCCGTGCCCACCAGGCCGGCGCGCTCGACCACGGCGAGACCGGCCTTGATAGAGGTGATCTGCGCGTCGACGACGCTCTCGGTGATCTGCTCGGGCAGTGCCATGGTCACGGACTCGACCACGGCGATCGGCAGGCCGGCGGCCTCGACCTTGTGCCGGATCATCAGCTGGCCCAGGAAGCTGGTCTTCGGCTGGCCGGCTTCCAGGCTGCGCTGCACGCTCTCCGTCGCCCCGCTCGCCGGCGGGGCCGCGGCCGGCGCGGTCCCGCCGGTGTCGGTGGTGCCGCCGGCACC contains:
- a CDS encoding 2'-5' RNA ligase family protein; its protein translation is MTVAVRVTEAAPPVPGGSCMVCLDLADDVAAGLAVPGGLPAAELHVTLAYLGKALTDAQRDQVAAITGEVAAAHPPLTGQVGGLGQFPPGDDGVPVWSPVDVPGLAELRHDLVARLAAAGLPVSGDRGFTPHMTLTYLADGDTPPAPVPPTTVRFDALTWTHGPAWTAVPFAAPAADSRTEKPAVTESTHRDRVPGRVIEAKGVNSAGGRVFRVRIIRAGESKNRRRYPHQVLAAAAQLYEGAKAYDHHRTEDELRSSTIAGLVGSYRNVAVESDGLYGDLHLLPSATHAAEALDAALAAQETGLEPLVGISHDVLATWSTPTGEGEQRMEEATSIVRVFSADVVADPAAGGMATRMVAGGTDRTTDTPGAPPGGESRESDVTAPLDSAAVLAALKGASSEQLAEVGLAWAGPADTTAGTGAGGTTDTGGTAPAAAPPASGATESVQRSLEAGQPKTSFLGQLMIRHKVEAAGLPIAVVESVTMALPEQITESVVDAQITSIKAGLAVVERAGLVGTASIGPAQVTKESAEKRAAALDKFWDGDYTEGYKSLKEAWADITGYRPQAWGEDVNRRILRECFGAGFDSAVRGSESMTSGSWSQVLGDSITRRMIRLYRQPGLQSWRKVVSDIVPVSDFRDQKRVRIGGYGTLPVVNEGAPYQPLQSPGDEEAVYKVIKRGGTDDLTLEMIANDDIGAIRNIPRLLGLAAAITLYRFVWDLLLTNVVCTYDSTALFHTNHGNTDNPLSLGSTGLSTARRKMRKQAAYGDTTNILSITPQLLIVPPELEETAFQLTTSAVAVTSNSDATIPNMHRGLDFEVLDHWADSNDWIAAADPAMVPMIEMGFYQGRQEPELFTQADPSTGTMFNADKYTYKIRHTYSGTPLDHRGFYRGANA